A region of the Armigeres subalbatus isolate Guangzhou_Male unplaced genomic scaffold, GZ_Asu_2 Contig433, whole genome shotgun sequence genome:
tgttgaaatcgctgttattctgcctcacgtccacccaggaacggcatGGGCagtagcatggtgactactcttaccaagacaggcctgtcaccatgctactacccaagccgttcctgggtggacgttaggcagaataacagcgatttcaacaatgttgttctcacaactggccccctactaaataaaaaatttcaattcctGTTCGCTTCATACCcgtcgctcgcttgtgacacctatccatactgttcttcattgttgcgctccgtcttactttgagctttagatgttgtactcaccgataaatgccaataaatcaatatgtaatgattgagtcatgtacggtgatcaaaaaactttcccaataataattttaattgcaacatttttttgtttccgGTTTTCCTCCGTGTTGTTGACCTAAAAGAAGTTGAGCATTATTTGAAATCCCCTTTTtctcgcttctttttgcttccCGATTCCGCTGATGGCGCATATGATATTCGGCTGAGTGGCTGCCTTCCTTCGGTTTCTCGTCCATTTCTACAGCAGTCATCGTCAAGTGAGGTTGGATTAAAAACTAGTGaagttataaattttaaaaaaatatgtgctTTTTCAATTTGCAACTGTAAAAAAGCGATAAATTTGTTCCCAACAGgtaaaaaacaatcaaaatagttataaatatcaacattcttttaaactaaattaaaaacgattttaaccATTAACCCACGCCGCATGAGGTGCCAACACGgcattcttttcttttctatttgAGTCAcaaaaaattttagaatttgatCCAGAATATTGtccatgttattcaaatctgtgattttgataattgtttgccattatttaattttatttaatagaTTTTATTAGTGAGATATAAATTCATAAGTTCACAATGAAACTAACCTCAAAACCGACATTTTGTTTCTGTCTTCCATTTCCAGATAAGATGACCGCAGCGGAAATGACTGATAAATGAAAATAGCAAAACAAGCGGAAAGGTTATTTTGCTTGAACTTTTGAAAAGTGTGTAAACATCCTCGCCGGCCAACAAGCGGCGGCGGCACCGAAATCGAAGCGCAATGTATTTATACAACTTTATCCTACAGCGCGCAACCGGGATAACCCACGCGGTCCATGGCTGCTTTGCCGGAACCAAACAGCAGGAGATCCTGCTGTCCAAGGGCAAGAGCCTGGAGCTCGTCCGGCCGGATCCGAACACTGGCAAGGTGCACACGTTGCTGCAGACGGAAATCTTTGGCGTGATTCGGTCGCTGATGTCGTTCCGATTGACCGGAGGAACAAAAGGTATGTAGTACGACGGGTAGTCTGGGTGGGCAGATTCAGGCAAATCTTGCTTCACCCGTGAGCGAAATACAACTCCGGATCACGGGTGAAAACTCTAAACATTGCCTAGAAAAAAAGTTCACATGTCGCTTTTGTAGTGTGACCCGAGCGCGCTACGAATTGAAACTTGAGAGGACAATACTTTTTTGTGATGGAAACATTTTGGAAAATTGAGAGATAAGACTTCCCTTGGATAGGTTAACGTTCGTCTCCGGCGATTGTGCTATCGGGTTGAATGTCATAATTCAAGGGAAAGCAAATCCATTGAAGTATAGGCGTGTAATTGCCTGTTTTGAGGTTTTTGCACACGACTCGATGGGATAGTTTTTCTCAGACGTTTCTAAAGATGTTCTGTTATTCATTTGATGCTTAGTGAATTTTCTTTCTGTTTTGTAGATTATGCAGTCGTCGGTTCGGATTCGGGACGAATCGTGATCCTGGAGTACAACCCAGCCAAGAATCAGTTGGAAAAGGTTCATCAAGAAACATTCGGCAAATCCGGATGCCGTCGCATTGTTCCGGGTCAGTTTCTGGCCATCGATCCAAAGGGCCGTGCCGTAATGATCGGGGCAATCGAAAAGCAGAAACTGGTTTACATTCTGAATCGAGATTCGGAAGCAAGGTTGACCATTTCCTCCCCTTTGGAGGCACACAAATCAAGTACGCTAACGTATCACATGGTCGGAGTGGATGTTGGATTCGAAAATCCCATGTTTGCTTGTTTGGAAATCGATTACGAAGAGGCAGATTTGGATCCCAGCGGAGAGGCGGCTGCCAAAACGCAACAGACCTTGACTTTCTATGAATTGGATTTAGGATTGAATCACGTCGTACGAAAATATTCGGAACCGCTTGAAGAGCACGCCAACTTCTTGATTTCCGTTCCCGGCGGAAACGATGGTCCCTCCGGTGTGTTAATTTGCTCGGAGAATTATTTGACTTACAAGAATCTTGGGGACCAGCACGATATCCGTTGTCCGATTCCCAGAAGGCGCAATGACCTTGACGACCCAGAGCGTGGAATGATTTTCATCTGCTCGGCAACCCATCGAACCAAGTCAATGTACTTTTTCCTGGCACAGACCGAACAGGGCGACATCTTCAAAGTAACATTGGAAACTGATGACGACGTGGTGTCTGAGATCAAACTGAAGTATTTCGATACTGTGCCTCCAGCTACTGCTATGTGCGTCCTGAAAACCGGCTTTTTGTTTGTGGCTTGCGAGTTTGGCAACCACTATCTGTATCAAATTGCCCATCTtggcgatgacgacgacgagcCTGAATTCAGTTCGGCTATGCCGTTGGAAGAGGGAGACACTTTCTTCTTTGCGCCTCGTCCTTTGAAGAATCTGGTCATGGTTGACGAAATTCACTCGTATGCTCCAATTTTGGGCTGCCAGGTAGCTGATTTGGCCAACGAAGACACTCCGCAGCTGTACCTGGCGTGTGGTCGAGGACCGCGTTCATCGATACGAGTGCTCCGCCATGGATTGGAAGTATCGGAGATGGCCGTTTCGGAGCTTCCCGGTAATCCGAATGCTGTCTGGACTGTCAAGAAACGTATTGATGGTGAGTGTTTAAACATGTttgcattttcattaaaaattaagATTCATTTAGCTGACTGACAACAAATTGCGCGAGAAAATAAATCGACATCACCTGGAGCCGTGGCTTGTTCCCTTCGCGGGGTTCAGGATTGCGAGTATCCGAAATCGGGGGCTGATGACGCCACTTCAATGTGTCATCGTACCTCAATGTCGAAGAACAAACAGTCCACCGGTTCTACCGGAAGCTGACTGAAGTTGATATATTCCTGATCCTTGGCGTATTGCCCGTTGGGCTCTGATCGCTGTAGATAAACCATATCCGCTACATTTGCCTCGCTACTGTCAGTCAGTTTTGCTCAGATCCGAAATTAGATAAAAGTTGTAGAAGTGCGAATTATTAATCACAAAAGCTGGTGTTTTGAATGCAAAGATAAACCAAAATGCAAAAGCACGAAACCATTGTCACAAACACCAGTTTTTCCTCTCATTTTCAGACCGTCGTGGTTGAGTTGAAATTTGGAGGTGATCTCTCTACAATCCATCAGTAATGTTCTTCGCCAATAGGTAAGATAAGCGATACTCGATTCGAGTCTATAAACCACTTAGGAACAGACTACACTGTTTTGTACAAGAAGATTCAGAGCATTTTGGTTAGGCAACTTTTTCTGTAGACATGATCAGTATCCAGAGCTGTTAGAAGCCGCCACGTTTCCCCTCTCTTTTTGTTCCCTACTTGCAGAGGAATTCGATGCGTACATCATCGTGTCGTTCGTGAATGCTACCCTGGTACTGAGCATCGGCGACACCGTCGAGGAAGTCACCGACAGTGGATTC
Encoded here:
- the LOC134204165 gene encoding splicing factor 3B subunit 3-like isoform X3 → MYLYNFILQRATGITHAVHGCFAGTKQQEILLSKGKSLELVRPDPNTGKVHTLLQTEIFGVIRSLMSFRLTGGTKDYAVVGSDSGRIVILEYNPAKNQLEKVHQETFGKSGCRRIVPGQFLAIDPKGRAVMIGAIEKQKLVYILNRDSEARLTISSPLEAHKSSTLTYHMVGVDVGFENPMFACLEIDYEEADLDPSGEAAAKTQQTLTFYELDLGLNHVVRKYSEPLEEHANFLISVPGGNDGPSGVLICSENYLTYKNLGDQHDIRCPIPRRRNDLDDPERGMIFICSATHRTKSMYFFLAQTEQGDIFKVTLETDDDVVSEIKLKYFDTVPPATAMCVLKTGFLFVACEFGNHYLYQIAHLGDDDDEPEFSSAMPLEEGDTFFFAPRPLKNLVMVDEIHSYAPILGCQVADLANEDTPQLYLACGRGPRSSIRVLRHGLEVSEMAVSELPGNPNAVWTVKKRIDDRRG